Proteins from one Salinispora arenicola genomic window:
- a CDS encoding dynamin family protein — translation MTMTTSETAATGVLERTAQLVDHALRACEAYQRADLAARLRHARRRLYATDVHVVVVGEFKKGKSSLVNALVGTDLCPVNDGPATAVPTQVRYGEQVAAVLLREGEPPAREPIALEDIRGHVVETDAGSGSTPPRAIEVSLPRRLLAGGLVLVDTPGVGGLNSAHATASLAATSMADAVVFVTDASQELTRTEVDFLYQVREMCPTVICVMTKTDFYPAWRKVRDLNQRHVGTDFPIMAVSSTLRSRAVAAGDKDLNRESGFGDLVAFVADRVGVSAAKRLATECAADVANAMDQISAQFRAERATLADPDAAQRIVDDLAATRAQTEALRGAAARWSQTLNDGVLDLTADVDHDLRSRIRQVVEDSDDMIADIDPADSWDSVETWLQSRIAAEALANYTMLRDRAEELSWEVADHFRKASGAALEQLAVHDPSRLAAQAGEHKDLDLSKMKVGKQAMVALKNAYTGGLMFTMLGSLLGLGLGPIGLGIGLIMGHKGLRDEKKRQLQNRRNQAKNSVRRYCDEVNFVVGKDSRDTLRRIQRQLRDHYAALAEELNKSTAEALKAATDAAKTTKTNRAARLRDLDAELARLAKVRQLAGAIAEAMA, via the coding sequence ATGACGATGACGACATCGGAGACGGCAGCGACGGGCGTGCTCGAACGGACAGCACAGCTGGTGGACCACGCCCTGCGCGCCTGTGAGGCTTACCAACGCGCAGACCTCGCCGCCCGGCTACGACATGCCCGGCGCCGCCTGTACGCCACCGACGTGCACGTGGTGGTGGTCGGCGAGTTCAAGAAGGGGAAGAGCTCCCTGGTGAACGCGCTGGTCGGCACTGATCTGTGCCCGGTCAACGACGGTCCTGCCACCGCGGTTCCCACCCAGGTGCGCTATGGCGAGCAGGTGGCCGCGGTGTTGCTGCGCGAGGGTGAACCGCCGGCACGGGAACCGATCGCGCTGGAGGACATCCGCGGACACGTGGTGGAGACCGATGCCGGGTCTGGTTCCACGCCGCCACGCGCGATCGAGGTGAGCCTGCCCCGCAGGCTGCTCGCCGGTGGCCTGGTCCTGGTCGACACGCCCGGCGTGGGTGGCCTCAACTCCGCCCACGCGACGGCCAGCCTGGCGGCGACCTCGATGGCCGACGCGGTCGTCTTCGTCACCGACGCGTCGCAGGAGCTGACCCGCACCGAGGTCGACTTCCTGTACCAGGTGCGGGAGATGTGTCCCACCGTCATCTGCGTCATGACGAAGACCGACTTCTATCCGGCCTGGCGCAAGGTCCGCGACCTCAACCAGCGGCACGTCGGCACCGACTTCCCGATCATGGCGGTGTCCTCGACGCTGCGGTCCCGTGCGGTGGCTGCCGGGGACAAGGATCTCAACCGCGAGTCCGGCTTCGGGGACCTGGTCGCGTTCGTCGCCGACCGGGTTGGCGTGTCGGCGGCGAAGCGTCTGGCGACCGAGTGCGCCGCGGACGTCGCGAACGCGATGGATCAGATCAGTGCCCAGTTCCGGGCCGAACGGGCAACGTTGGCTGACCCGGATGCCGCCCAACGGATCGTCGACGACCTCGCCGCCACCCGAGCCCAGACCGAGGCCCTGCGAGGCGCCGCGGCCCGGTGGAGCCAGACGCTCAATGACGGAGTTCTCGACCTGACCGCGGACGTTGATCATGATTTGCGCAGCCGGATACGACAGGTGGTCGAGGACTCGGACGACATGATCGCCGATATCGACCCGGCCGACTCGTGGGACTCGGTGGAGACATGGCTACAGTCGCGAATCGCCGCCGAGGCCCTGGCGAACTACACCATGCTGCGCGACCGCGCTGAGGAACTCAGCTGGGAGGTTGCCGACCACTTCCGAAAGGCATCCGGAGCGGCGCTCGAACAGCTCGCCGTCCACGACCCGAGCCGGCTGGCGGCCCAGGCCGGCGAGCACAAGGATCTCGACCTGAGCAAGATGAAGGTCGGAAAGCAGGCCATGGTGGCGTTGAAGAACGCGTACACCGGCGGTCTGATGTTCACGATGCTCGGCAGCCTGCTGGGACTGGGGCTGGGACCGATCGGGCTCGGCATCGGGCTCATCATGGGTCACAAGGGCCTGCGCGACGAAAAGAAGCGCCAGCTGCAGAACCGGCGCAACCAGGCGAAGAACTCGGTGCGTCGCTACTGCGACGAGGTCAACTTCGTCGTCGGGAAGGACTCCCGGGACACGCTACGCCGGATCCAGCGGCAGCTACGCGACCACTATGCCGCCCTGGCCGAGGAACTCAACAAGTCCACCGCCGAGGCGCTGAAGGCCGCCACCGACGCGGCAAAGACCACCAAGACCAACCGGGCGGCTCGCCTGCGGGACCTCGATGCGGAACTGGCTCGACTGGCGAAGGTGCGGCAGCTGGCCGGCGCGATCGCGGAGGCTATGGCATGA
- a CDS encoding Rieske (2Fe-2S) protein yields the protein MSASRTAAGRPGGELTGDARPATGVGSEAHGPDGLGPEVTTCPDPLDGQVRGRPGGCASRRRLLAGVGATGAIVLSGCATYDSSAPAAGGGGNTGGGDGTAAGSDAASGGQVLARAADVPVGGGTILADAGVVITQPQEGTFKGFSATCTHQGCAVAEVSDGTINCPCHGSKFSVADGSVVGGPAPRSLDPRDLVVEGSDIRLA from the coding sequence GTGAGCGCATCGAGGACGGCCGCCGGCAGGCCCGGTGGCGAACTGACCGGCGACGCCCGGCCGGCAACCGGGGTCGGCAGCGAGGCGCACGGCCCCGACGGCCTGGGCCCAGAAGTGACCACCTGCCCCGACCCACTCGACGGTCAGGTCCGCGGGCGACCAGGAGGATGCGCGTCGCGGCGGCGTCTGCTCGCCGGGGTGGGCGCGACCGGGGCGATCGTCCTGAGCGGTTGTGCCACCTACGACAGCTCCGCACCGGCCGCGGGTGGCGGAGGGAACACCGGTGGTGGTGACGGCACCGCAGCGGGCAGCGACGCCGCCAGCGGCGGGCAGGTGCTGGCACGGGCAGCCGACGTCCCGGTCGGCGGCGGCACGATCCTCGCCGACGCCGGGGTGGTCATCACCCAACCGCAGGAGGGCACGTTCAAGGGGTTCTCGGCGACCTGTACGCACCAGGGCTGCGCCGTGGCCGAGGTGTCCGACGGGACGATCAACTGTCCCTGCCACGGCAGCAAGTTCTCGGTAGCCGACGGCTCTGTGGTGGGCGGGCCAGCTCCGCGCAGCCTCGACCCACGTGACCTCGTCGTCGAGGGCAGCGACATTCGCCTGGCCTGA
- a CDS encoding Crp/Fnr family transcriptional regulator: MNEFWSTLTDSERDAFRQRATTRHWQRGDVLFREADQSGWVAALVAGRVKASCHSASGTEILLAVRGPGALLGELSAVDRLPRSATVQALDPVTALVMPPAGFQEYLQQQGRVAFQLMRLLAERLRDADRKRIEFGAQDSTGRVAARLVELAERFGTPVDNGIHVAVRLSQDELAGWIGASREAVTKSLRVLRDSGWVRTSRLSVVVLDLDALRRRAAGCAPD; the protein is encoded by the coding sequence GTGAACGAGTTCTGGAGCACCCTGACCGACAGCGAACGCGACGCCTTCCGCCAACGCGCCACCACCCGCCACTGGCAACGCGGCGACGTCCTCTTCCGCGAAGCCGACCAATCAGGATGGGTCGCCGCCCTCGTCGCCGGCCGGGTCAAAGCCTCTTGCCACAGTGCCTCCGGCACCGAGATCCTGCTCGCGGTACGCGGACCCGGAGCACTCCTCGGCGAACTGTCCGCAGTAGACCGTCTGCCACGCTCGGCAACCGTGCAGGCGCTGGACCCCGTCACCGCACTCGTCATGCCACCGGCCGGATTCCAGGAGTACCTGCAACAACAGGGACGCGTCGCCTTCCAGCTCATGCGGCTACTCGCGGAACGGTTGCGTGACGCCGACCGCAAACGAATCGAGTTCGGCGCCCAGGACAGTACCGGCCGCGTGGCGGCCCGCCTGGTGGAACTGGCCGAACGGTTCGGCACCCCGGTGGACAACGGCATCCACGTCGCCGTCCGGCTGTCCCAGGACGAGCTGGCCGGCTGGATCGGTGCGTCACGGGAGGCTGTCACCAAGTCCCTGCGTGTGTTACGCGACTCGGGCTGGGTGCGCACCAGTCGCCTCTCGGTCGTGGTGCTCGACCTCGACGCGTTGCGGCGGCGAGCGGCCGGGTGCGCGCCGGACTGA
- a CDS encoding DUF6529 family protein, protein MTIPHETRTNHTIDEGAGRAVGTSQLTLLGVPFLIGATVAVTLGVYGSLHEPTGVAVNVGGFSSPQTVKVWLATGVAVLAVTQLLSALSMWGKLGSSAPSWAAPVHRWSGRLAFLLAVPVAIHCLYALGFATYDLRVVTHGLLGCFFFGAFTVKMLALPKPGLRGWVLPVLGGTVFTALIALWLTSSFWYFTTIGVTL, encoded by the coding sequence GTGACCATCCCCCACGAGACCAGAACGAACCACACCATCGACGAGGGCGCGGGGCGCGCTGTCGGCACCAGCCAGCTGACGCTGCTCGGTGTCCCGTTCCTGATCGGTGCCACGGTCGCGGTGACCCTCGGGGTCTACGGCAGTCTGCACGAGCCGACCGGTGTCGCGGTGAACGTGGGCGGATTCTCCAGCCCACAGACAGTCAAGGTGTGGCTCGCTACCGGCGTGGCCGTGCTCGCGGTGACTCAGCTGCTGTCCGCACTGTCGATGTGGGGCAAACTCGGCTCGTCGGCTCCCAGCTGGGCCGCACCCGTACATCGGTGGTCGGGGCGACTGGCGTTCCTGCTCGCTGTCCCCGTGGCGATCCACTGCCTGTACGCGCTCGGTTTCGCCACCTACGACCTGCGCGTCGTGACGCACGGGCTGCTCGGCTGCTTCTTCTTCGGCGCCTTCACCGTCAAGATGCTCGCCCTACCGAAGCCTGGCCTGCGCGGGTGGGTCCTGCCGGTGCTGGGCGGCACCGTGTTCACCGCCCTGATCGCGCTGTGGTTGACGTCGTCGTTCTGGTACTTCACCACGATCGGAGTCACGCTGTGA
- a CDS encoding dynamin family protein, with the protein MTRPIPANLLDRTRAALNRAIGVYRGTADEPQLVAIRDRLDEPLRVAIAGRAKAGKSTLLNALVGERLAPTDTGECTRVVTWYADGHTYRVTAHVADQPPVQLRFSRDDGAIEIDLAGRAPEEIDHLTVIWPSQALRTTTLVDTPGIGSLTDRVSRRSWDLLAADGAEEEAMPTDAVLYLMRHVHASDMEFLKAFRDSEVSRPNPINAIGVLSRADEIGVGRIDSMASAQRIASHLTMDPRMRRMVQTVVPVAGLLAETAATLTEAEMERLRRIAKLAPRDVEALLLSADRFRESTPELGLTRIERDVLLARFGLFGLRLAAAIVRQRVVRTAGELARELSARSGLVELRAVLGSLFFERRDVLKSRSALLAIDALTRTRPAPGSEATAAEVEEILAGAHPFSELRVLTSVRAGWVTGKPAVIDDLERLIGGQGVAPHVRVGLEPDASPQELTSAVHAALERWQIRCESPMTSREMAIAGRIAVRSCEGMLASLTGGGRGE; encoded by the coding sequence ATGACCAGGCCGATCCCAGCGAACCTGCTGGACCGGACCCGCGCGGCGCTGAACCGCGCGATAGGCGTCTACCGTGGCACAGCGGACGAGCCGCAGCTGGTGGCGATCCGCGACCGCCTCGACGAGCCGCTGCGGGTGGCCATTGCCGGCCGGGCGAAGGCCGGCAAGTCGACGCTGCTCAACGCCCTGGTCGGAGAACGACTGGCGCCGACCGACACGGGTGAGTGCACCCGCGTCGTGACCTGGTACGCCGACGGCCACACCTACCGGGTCACCGCGCACGTCGCTGACCAACCTCCCGTTCAGCTGCGGTTCAGCCGTGACGACGGCGCGATCGAGATCGACCTCGCCGGCCGGGCACCGGAGGAGATCGACCACCTCACCGTGATCTGGCCCTCGCAGGCCCTGAGGACCACCACGTTGGTCGACACCCCCGGCATCGGATCCCTGACCGACCGGGTGTCGAGACGGTCCTGGGACCTGCTCGCCGCCGACGGCGCGGAGGAGGAAGCGATGCCCACCGACGCGGTGCTCTACCTCATGCGGCACGTGCACGCCTCCGATATGGAATTTCTCAAGGCTTTTCGGGACAGCGAGGTGTCTCGGCCCAATCCGATCAACGCTATCGGTGTCCTGTCCCGCGCCGATGAGATCGGTGTCGGTCGGATCGATTCGATGGCGTCGGCGCAACGCATCGCCTCGCACCTGACAATGGACCCGAGAATGCGGCGGATGGTGCAGACCGTCGTGCCCGTGGCTGGCCTGTTGGCGGAGACTGCGGCAACGCTCACCGAGGCCGAGATGGAGCGGCTGCGACGCATCGCGAAGCTGGCACCCCGCGATGTCGAGGCACTGCTGCTGTCCGCAGACCGGTTCCGAGAGTCGACGCCGGAACTGGGGCTGACCAGGATCGAGCGAGACGTACTGCTGGCGCGATTCGGCCTGTTCGGCCTGCGACTGGCGGCGGCGATAGTACGGCAGCGAGTGGTGCGGACCGCCGGCGAGCTGGCCCGCGAGTTGTCGGCGCGAAGCGGCCTGGTCGAGCTCAGGGCGGTGCTCGGCTCACTGTTCTTCGAACGGCGCGACGTGCTCAAGAGCCGATCGGCACTGCTGGCCATTGACGCCCTCACCCGCACCCGCCCCGCACCGGGTAGTGAGGCGACCGCAGCCGAGGTGGAGGAGATCTTGGCTGGTGCGCACCCCTTCAGCGAGCTACGGGTGCTGACCTCGGTGCGGGCTGGCTGGGTCACCGGCAAGCCCGCCGTCATTGACGACTTGGAGCGGCTCATCGGCGGTCAGGGCGTTGCGCCGCACGTCCGCGTGGGTCTGGAGCCGGACGCGTCGCCGCAGGAACTGACATCGGCGGTCCACGCCGCGCTCGAACGTTGGCAGATACGGTGCGAAAGCCCGATGACCAGCCGTGAGATGGCGATTGCGGGCCGGATCGCCGTCCGCTCCTGCGAGGGGATGCTTGCCTCACTGACCGGCGGCGGCCGGGGCGAATGA
- a CDS encoding adenylate/guanylate cyclase domain-containing protein, with translation MVPVRALVWVFHMALPLLGLWLLVARPQADVHWHDPLGHFYLIVAVALVNLVIGVMVSAAAHRRHDARLFLVSLAFVASAGFFVLHGLATPQVLVEHPNLGFELAQPVGLAFAAVFAVASSLPLDGRRGAAILRARHIFWGELAVILALWGVVSLLDMPPLSDQPDPAVEDAWLVWLAPVSVALLLVAAVRYFLLYRRQPSAMLISVITAFVLLAEAMVTVVLADKWALSWWQWHVLLALAFGFVGYSAFVQYRREGSSAGLFDGLALDQTIRAVRAEYSAALEELVSALAERERDGTGDIGPVAAGLGERFGLTERQTAVLERAAQALSAEREVSRRLGTLFRHYLSPDVAAALIADPDQAALGGSVVEVTALFADLRGFTTFSEAAEPAEIVAMLNRYHGVAVPCILDNGGTVVQFVGDALLALFNAPARQPDHALRAVRAATQMRHAVDEIAAGHPDWPRFRIGVNTGPALVGNIGSDQLRGFNAMGDAVNVAARLQTMADPGQIVIGESTWRSTHTQVPVEPLGDLTVKGRTGLVRAYAVQVQQ, from the coding sequence GTGGTGCCGGTGCGGGCTCTGGTCTGGGTGTTTCACATGGCGCTGCCGCTTTTGGGGTTGTGGCTGCTGGTGGCGCGTCCGCAGGCCGATGTGCACTGGCATGACCCGTTGGGTCATTTCTATTTGATCGTTGCGGTGGCGCTGGTGAACCTGGTGATCGGCGTCATGGTCAGTGCGGCGGCGCATCGGCGGCATGATGCGCGACTGTTCCTGGTGTCGTTGGCGTTTGTGGCCAGTGCCGGTTTTTTCGTGTTGCACGGGTTGGCCACGCCGCAGGTGCTGGTGGAGCATCCGAATCTCGGGTTCGAGTTGGCGCAGCCGGTGGGGCTGGCTTTCGCCGCCGTGTTCGCGGTGGCCTCGTCGCTGCCGTTGGACGGCCGGCGGGGTGCGGCGATCCTCCGCGCGCGGCATATCTTCTGGGGTGAGCTGGCGGTGATCCTCGCCCTGTGGGGCGTGGTGTCGTTGCTGGATATGCCGCCGTTGTCGGATCAGCCGGACCCCGCGGTGGAGGACGCGTGGCTGGTCTGGTTGGCGCCGGTGTCGGTGGCGTTGCTGTTGGTCGCCGCGGTGCGGTACTTCCTGCTGTATCGGCGTCAGCCGTCGGCGATGTTGATCAGTGTGATCACGGCGTTCGTGTTGCTGGCTGAGGCGATGGTGACGGTGGTGCTGGCCGACAAGTGGGCGTTGTCGTGGTGGCAGTGGCATGTGCTGCTGGCGTTGGCGTTCGGTTTTGTCGGCTACAGCGCGTTTGTTCAGTACCGTCGTGAGGGTTCGTCTGCCGGGTTGTTCGACGGGTTGGCGTTGGATCAGACCATCAGGGCGGTTCGGGCCGAGTACAGTGCGGCGTTGGAGGAACTGGTGTCCGCGCTCGCGGAGCGGGAGCGTGACGGTACCGGTGACATCGGCCCGGTCGCGGCCGGGTTGGGGGAACGGTTCGGGCTGACCGAGCGGCAGACCGCGGTGCTGGAACGCGCCGCACAGGCGTTGTCGGCGGAGCGGGAGGTCAGCCGCCGGCTGGGTACCCTGTTTCGGCACTACCTGTCGCCGGATGTCGCGGCCGCGTTGATCGCCGACCCGGACCAGGCCGCGTTGGGTGGCTCGGTTGTCGAGGTGACGGCCCTGTTCGCCGACCTGCGCGGGTTCACCACGTTCTCTGAGGCGGCCGAACCCGCGGAGATCGTGGCCATGCTCAACCGCTACCACGGGGTAGCGGTTCCCTGCATTCTCGACAACGGCGGCACCGTGGTGCAGTTCGTCGGTGACGCCCTACTGGCCCTGTTCAACGCCCCAGCCCGGCAGCCCGACCACGCGCTACGTGCGGTACGTGCGGCCACCCAGATGCGCCACGCCGTGGACGAGATCGCCGCCGGCCACCCCGACTGGCCGCGGTTCCGTATCGGCGTGAACACCGGCCCGGCGCTGGTCGGGAACATCGGCAGCGACCAGCTACGCGGCTTCAACGCGATGGGCGACGCGGTCAACGTGGCCGCCCGACTGCAAACGATGGCCGACCCCGGCCAGATCGTCATCGGCGAATCCACGTGGCGATCCACCCACACCCAGGTCCCGGTCGAGCCACTCGGGGACCTCACCGTCAAAGGGCGAACCGGTCTGGTCCGAGCCTACGCGGTACAGGTGCAGCAGTGA